In Musa acuminata AAA Group cultivar baxijiao chromosome BXJ2-3, Cavendish_Baxijiao_AAA, whole genome shotgun sequence, the following proteins share a genomic window:
- the LOC135607874 gene encoding DDT domain-containing protein PTM-like isoform X3 yields MGSEEVMGSVNGDRVDEQSVVEVRTGQRSEASEIAGLVIEAGNVDASALVGSYVSKETPGVKRPLVGKVASYDHGSGLYTVVYEDGNRENLDRLQVSKILIAEDTRVGSNMKLSCRKRKLDLLVSSGSQDTNVPPPRTRSRKNAPGASDGADTSSHGRTDSDLSDDADSSSNSCDYVQGPSSVASPEIHMLELPPSSGDIPISEESISYLFSVYSFLRSFNIQLFLSPFGIDEFVGSLKCTVQNSLLDAIHLSLMRALRHHLQVLSSEGLELASKCLRYYDWSLLDALTWPAFVVEYLYIMGYMRGLDGKEYGAMLSNGEYYSLPVTIKLKVLQILCDDVMDSAELRTELEMRENLDDDVEDGTDINFPLGDGPRNVHSRSLKNSASRSMCALQDSKEPPKQIPSSKVTESNADVSSADTDGNSDECQLCGMDGTLICCDGCPSAYHSRCIGLNKAFLPDGPWFCPECTINKLGPTSFRVGRSIKGAEALGVDVCGRLFLGTCNYLLVIGTSLNAEPFYRYYNQTDVTKVLSLMSSVAENSSSYAHICNEILKYWEVPASTLEAGQIKPVDRESGADVEAGVRSSVLNSVNQFSFPEQQESGKENCNDATDKTELASHGILLFPSDEQFSSKVISETVQKIFPDTHTRSSKQLGNGSMMTTMSFSNLPYASQRSIVPDISSCASTNEYGMCRAAAGSSYFSNKNDAVGAFGGGRHGSQYSVVQERNDKASNNRVFFNPQSYVNQYIHGDIAASAAANLAILTTEEKRFSDAHISSNSRKTVAASISLQMKAFSRATMYFLWPTYEKKLMDIPRERCGWCIACKGSITSKKGCFLNLAATNAIKGSARNINGLRPTKHEETHFPVIAAHIANMETTLHGLFVGSFLDTQYKLQWRKLVRESSSCRVLKFLLLELEKNIRGIAFSGGWFKLIIDGPSGFSALSGTSRSGPSQKRGPGRRSKKQYASSESAVVSSEDSGKDVQWWRGGKFSEVILQNGTLPSSLVRKAARQGGFRRIPGICYPESVDLPRRSRQLAWRAAVQMCKNASQLALQVRYLDSHIRWRDLVPPEQTSVDGKGLDGDALAFRNAVICDKRVAEHKMMYALTFSNQKHIPLRVMKNVLEKETINNEYSKLWFSENHIPLYLIKEYEEKIGGKPLSGSMTLGSNVQPKFRKKQVKSRRGDIFSYLLHKGDKPSSTSCASCKEDVILRDATTCSICQGKCHKDCAIPLIERKGTNLAYNITCKICYHAKTAALNASRKEILNSQLPLRRQDQLMSGNKFMPQMTAPCSSGSTGKAEVQGTRSSKLEGNNKRRTCLSYGLIWKRKKGDDSGKNFRLENIILKCKEGINPPRNPTCCLCNSPYHSNLMYIRCEKCLNWYHADALELEEAQIFDLVGFKCCRCRRKASPKCPYLKTDSKKLEPEHIDKPNTLEGSMSDLPLLTHSSNPVSHTADGDMVVVNGDPLLHSLGVVEPLPVQTLETGAQSQQKLSVRRPHLLHATDLCFESQSPERNDISHEIDDYDFSMTNDEIFANSSDMVSSYDLQESGGCAAVSVDDADCGYQWPDQMCGSIEDAEYEPQTYFSFTELLASDDDQLHVSDNNMNAVEIGFSSSCGEVRSFEAPAFDGLGSEEVHSTGEELVVKETTFNGVACDICKLAHPSPDLSCEICGQHIHSHCSPWVESEQPSSDANWRCGRCRDWR; encoded by the exons ATGGGATCGGAGGAGGTGATGGGGTCTGTTAACGGAGATAGAGTGGATGAGCAGAGCGTCGTGGAGGTGCGGACGGGTCAACGATCCGAGGCTTCTGAGATTGCTGGGTTGGTCATCGAAGCCGGGAATGTTGATGCTAGTGCTCTCGTCGGTAGTTATGTGAGCAAGGAGACTCCTGGAGTCAAGAGACCCCTCGTTGGTAAGGTGGCGTCTTACGACCACGGAAGTGGATTGTACACTGTCGTCTATGAGGACGGGAATCGTGAGAATTTGGACCGTTTGCAAGTCTCCAAGATCCTCATTGCTGAGGACACCAGGGTAGGCTCAAACATGAAGCTTAGCTGCAGGAAGAGGAAACTCGACCTTCTAGTCTCTTCTGGTTCACAGGACACGAATGTGCCTCCTCCGAGGACAAGGTCCAGGAAGAATGCCCCAGGTGCTTCTGATGGAGCTGACACCTCTTCGCATGGCAGGACAGATTCTGACCTCTCTGACGATGCTGACTCTTCTAGCAATTCCTGTGATTACGTGCAGGGTCCTTCATCCGTCGCATCTCCAGAGATCCATATGTTAGAATTGCCCCCGTCTTCTGGGGATATTCCGATTTCTGAGGAATCAATTAGTTATCTGTTCTCTGTATATAGTTTCTTAAGATCATTTAACATTCAGTTGTTTTTGAGCCCCTTCGGAATAGATGAGTTTGTTGGATCACTCAAATGTACGGTCCAGAATTCTTTGCTGGATGCCATTCATCTATCACTTATGCGGGCTTTGAGGCATCATCTTCAAGTGCTTTCTTCTGAGGGTTTGGAGCTCGCTTCAAAATGCTTAAG ataTTACGATTGGAGTTTGCTTGATGCATTGACTTGGCCAGCTTTCGTAGTTGAGTATCTGTACATAATGGGATATATGAGAGGTCTGGATGGGAAGGAATATGGTGCCATGCTTTCAAATGGCGAGTATTACAGTCTTCCCGTAACAATAAAGCTTAAGGTTTTGCAAATACTATGTGATGATGTAATGGACTCTGCAGAACTCAGAACTGAACTTGAAATGCGTGAGAATTTGGATGATGACGTAGAAGATGGTACTGATATTAACTTTCCACTTGGGGATGGGCCAAGGAATGTGCACTCTAGATCTCTCAAGAATTCTGCTTCTAGGAGCATGTGTGCTCTTCAGGATTCCAAAGAGCCACCAAAGCAAATACCAAGCTCGAAAGTAACGGAATCTAATGCAGATGTTTCTAGTGCTGATACAGATGGTAACAGTGATGAATGTCAGCTCTGTGGTATGGATGGCACTTTGATTTGTTGTGATGGGTGTCCCTCTGCATATCATTCTAGATGTATTGGCCTGAATAAAGCATTTCTACCAGATGGGCCATGGTTTTGTCCAGAATGTACAATTAACAAACTTGGTCCTACATCTTTTAGAGTAGGAAGGAGTATAAAAGGAGCGGAGGCTCTTGGCGTTGATGTTTGTGGACGATTATTCTTGGGAACATGCAATTACTTGCTCGT GATTGGGACATCATTGAATGCAGAGCCATTTTATAGATACTACAATCAAACCGATGTCACCAAGGTCTTAAGCTTGATGTCTTCAGTTGCAGAAAATTCATCATCATATGCTCATATCTGCAATGAAATATTGAAATACTGGGAGGTTCCAGCATCCACTCTGGAGGCTGGACAAATTAAACCTGTAG ATAGAGAGAGTGGTGCAGATGTTGAAGCTGGAGTTCGCAGTTCTGTATTGAACTCAGTGAACCAATTTAGCTTTCCTGAACAGCAGGAGTCTGGTAAAGAAAATTGTAATGATGCTACAGATAAGACAGAATTAGCTTCACATGGAATTTTGTTATTTCCGAGTGATGAACAATTTTCTTCAAAAGTTATTAGTGAGACTGTCCAGAAGATTTTCCCCGATACTCACACAAGATCTAGTAAGCAATTGGGTAATGGATCTATGATGACAACCATGTCATTCTCAAACTTGCCATATGCCTCTCAAAGATCAATAGTACCTGATATTTCAAGTTGCGCCTCAACGAATGAGTATGGAATGTGTAGGGCAGCTGCAGGTAGCTCATACTTTTCCAACAAGAACGATGCTGTTGGTGCGTTTGGTGGAGGCAGACATGGAAGCCAATATTCTGTTGTGCAAGAAAGAAATGATAAAGCCTCAAATAATAGAGTTTTCTTCAACCCTCAGTCTTATGTCAACCAATATATCCATGGTGACATTGCTGCATCTGCAGCTGCTAATTTGGCTATTCTTACAACTGAAGAGAAAAGATTTTCAGATGCTCATATTTCTTCCAACTCCCGGAAAACTGTGGCTGCAAGCATTTCCCTGCAAATGAAAGCATTTTCCAGAGCTACAATGTATTTTTTGTGGCCAACTTATGAGAAGAAACTGATGGACATCCCAAGAGAAAGATGTGGTTGGTGCATTGCATGTAAAGGTTCAATTACAAGCAAAAAGGGATGTTTTTTAAATTTGGCTGCCACCAATGCGATTAAAGGATCTGCTAGAAACATTAATGGACTTCGTCCAACTAAGCATGAAGAAACTCACTTTCCGGTCATCGCAGCACATATAGCAAACATGGAGACAACACTGCATGGTCTATTTGTTGGGTCATTTCTAGATACACAGTATAAGCTGCAATGGCGAAAACTTGTTCGAGAATCCTCCAGCTGCAGGGTCCTGAAATTTCTACTGCTTGAA CTTGAGAAGAATATTCGTGGAATTGCTTTTTCTGGAGGCTGGTTTAAACTGATAATTGATGGACCATCGGGGTTTTCTGCACTAAGTGGTACATCTCGCTCTGGACCAAGTCAAAAGCGTGGGCCTGGTAGGCGGAGCAAGAAACAATATGCATCATCTGAATCTGCAGTTGTGTCATCAGAGGATAGTGGAAAAGATGTGCAATGGTGGCGTGGGGGGAAGTTCTCTGAGGTTATTCTTCAGAATGGGACTCTTCCAAGTTCTCTGGTCAGAAAAGCTGCTCGTCAAG GTGGTTTTCGAAGGATACCTGGTATTTGCTATCCTGAAAGTGTTGATCTTCCTAGAAGAAGCCGGCAGCTTGCTTGGAGAGCTGCTGTTCAAATGTGCAAAAATGCATCTCAGCTTGCTCTTCAG GTCAGATACCTTGACTCCCATATTAGGTGGAGAGACCTTGTTCCTCCTGAGCAAACCTCTGTGGATGGGAAAGGTTTAGATGGTGATGCTTTGGCTTTTAGAAATGCAGTCATATGTGATAAAAGGGTTGCTGAGCATAAGATGATGTATGCTCTTACCTTTTCAAATCAGAAGCATATCCCTTTACGTGTAATGAAAAATGTTTTGGAAAAAGAAACTATCAATAACGAGTATAGTAAATTGTGGTTTTCTGAAAATCATATCCCATTATACTTGATAAAGGAATATGAAGAGAAAATTGGTGGGAAACCATTGTCTGGTTCAATGACATTAGGCTCAAATGTTCAGCCAAAGTTTCGGAAAAAGCAAGTAAAATCTCGAAGGGGAGATATTTTTTCTTATCTGCTGCACAAGGGGGACAAACCTAGCAGCACTTCTTGTGCATCATGCAAAGAAGATGTCATTTTGAG GGATGCTACAACATGCAGCATTTGTCAAG GTAAATGTCATAAGGATTGTGCAATACCTTTGATTGAAAGAAAGGGAACCAATTTAGCATACAATATCACATGCAAAATATGTTACCATGCTAAAACTGCGGCTCTGAATGCAAGTCGTAAGGAGATCCTCAACAGTCAGCTTCCTTTACGAAGGCAAGATCAGCTGATGTCTGGGAACAAATTCATGCCTCAGATGACAGCTCCTTGCTCTTCAGGATCCACTGGTAAGGCTGAGGTTCAAGGAACAAGATCATCTAAGTTAGAAGGCAACAATAAACGTCGGACATGCCTTTCATATGGTCTCATATGGAAGCGGAAAAAGGGTGATGATTCGGGCAAGAATTTTAGAttagaaaatattattttgaaatgTAAGGAGGGAATAAATCCGCCGAGGAATCCTACTTGCTGCCTTTGCAATTCTCCTTACCATTCCAACCTGATGTATATCCGCTGTGAAAAGTGCCTAA ATTGGTACCATGCAGATGCTTTGGAACTTGAGGAAGCCCAAATCTTTGATTTAGTTGGGTTCAAATGCTGCAGGTGTCGAAGAAAAGCCTCACCAAAATGCCCATATCTTAAAACAGATTCTAAGAAGTTGGAGCCAGAACATATTGACAAGCCAAACACACTTGAAGGGTCCATGTCAGATCTTCCTTTATTAACACATTCATCTAACCCGGTGTCACATACGGCGGATGGAGATATGGTTGTGGTGAATGGTGATCCTCTGCTTCATTCTCTTGGAGTAGTTGAGCCACTTCCAGTTCAAACACTGGAGACTGGGGCTCAAAGCCAGCAAAAGTTGTCTGTCAGAAGGCCTCACTTACTACATGCaactgatttgtgttttgagagcCAGTCTCCTGAAAGAAACGATATATCACATGAAATAGATGACTATGATTTCTCTATGACAAACGATGAGATTTTTGCAAATTCTTCTGACATGGTATCATCATACGACTTGCAAGAAAGTGGTGGATGTGCAGCTGTTTCTGTTGACGATGCTGACTGTGGCTACCAGTGGCCTGATCAAATGTGTGGAAGCATCGAGGATGCAGAGTATGAACCACAGACCTACTTCTCATTCACGGAGCTGTTGGCATCTGACGATGACCAACTACACGTATCTGATAACAACATGAATGCAGTAGAGATTGGATTCTCATCAAGTTGTGGTGAGGTCAGATCTTTTGAAGCACCTGCTTTTGATGGATTAGGATCAGAAGAGGTACATTCTACCGGCGAGGAGTTGGTCGTTAAGGAGACTACCTTTAACGGAGTGGCATGTGACATTTGCAAGCTTGCCCATCCATCTCCAGATCTTAGTTGTGAAATATGTGGGCAGCATATCCATTCTCATTGTTCTCCTTGGGTTGAGAGTGAGCAGCCTTCTAGTGATGCGAACTGGAGATGTGGAAGATGTCGAGATTGGCGGTAG
- the LOC135607874 gene encoding DDT domain-containing protein PTM-like isoform X1, protein MGSEEVMGSVNGDRVDEQSVVEVRTGQRSEASEIAGLVIEAGNVDASALVGSYVSKETPGVKRPLVGKVASYDHGSGLYTVVYEDGNRENLDRLQVSKILIAEDTRVGSNMKLSCRKRKLDLLVSSGSQDTNVPPPRTRSRKNAPGASDGADTSSHGRTDSDLSDDADSSSNSCDYVQGPSSVASPEIHMLELPPSSGDIPISEESISYLFSVYSFLRSFNIQLFLSPFGIDEFVGSLKCTVQNSLLDAIHLSLMRALRHHLQVLSSEGLELASKCLRYYDWSLLDALTWPAFVVEYLYIMGYMRGLDGKEYGAMLSNGEYYSLPVTIKLKVLQILCDDVMDSAELRTELEMRENLDDDVEDGTDINFPLGDGPRNVHSRSLKNSASRSMCALQDSKEPPKQIPSSKVTESNADVSSADTDGNSDECQLCGMDGTLICCDGCPSAYHSRCIGLNKAFLPDGPWFCPECTINKLGPTSFRVGRSIKGAEALGVDVCGRLFLGTCNYLLVIGTSLNAEPFYRYYNQTDVTKVLSLMSSVAENSSSYAHICNEILKYWEVPASTLEAGQIKPVGNSLANAETFKHGTLFSITLIKRSIDNVTGGNHIYADRESGADVEAGVRSSVLNSVNQFSFPEQQESGKENCNDATDKTELASHGILLFPSDEQFSSKVISETVQKIFPDTHTRSSKQLGNGSMMTTMSFSNLPYASQRSIVPDISSCASTNEYGMCRAAAGSSYFSNKNDAVGAFGGGRHGSQYSVVQERNDKASNNRVFFNPQSYVNQYIHGDIAASAAANLAILTTEEKRFSDAHISSNSRKTVAASISLQMKAFSRATMYFLWPTYEKKLMDIPRERCGWCIACKGSITSKKGCFLNLAATNAIKGSARNINGLRPTKHEETHFPVIAAHIANMETTLHGLFVGSFLDTQYKLQWRKLVRESSSCRVLKFLLLELEKNIRGIAFSGGWFKLIIDGPSGFSALSGTSRSGPSQKRGPGRRSKKQYASSESAVVSSEDSGKDVQWWRGGKFSEVILQNGTLPSSLVRKAARQGGFRRIPGICYPESVDLPRRSRQLAWRAAVQMCKNASQLALQVRYLDSHIRWRDLVPPEQTSVDGKGLDGDALAFRNAVICDKRVAEHKMMYALTFSNQKHIPLRVMKNVLEKETINNEYSKLWFSENHIPLYLIKEYEEKIGGKPLSGSMTLGSNVQPKFRKKQVKSRRGDIFSYLLHKGDKPSSTSCASCKEDVILRDATTCSICQGKCHKDCAIPLIERKGTNLAYNITCKICYHAKTAALNASRKEILNSQLPLRRQDQLMSGNKFMPQMTAPCSSGSTGKAEVQGTRSSKLEGNNKRRTCLSYGLIWKRKKGDDSGKNFRLENIILKCKEGINPPRNPTCCLCNSPYHSNLMYIRCEKCLNWYHADALELEEAQIFDLVGFKCCRCRRKASPKCPYLKTDSKKLEPEHIDKPNTLEGSMSDLPLLTHSSNPVSHTADGDMVVVNGDPLLHSLGVVEPLPVQTLETGAQSQQKLSVRRPHLLHATDLCFESQSPERNDISHEIDDYDFSMTNDEIFANSSDMVSSYDLQESGGCAAVSVDDADCGYQWPDQMCGSIEDAEYEPQTYFSFTELLASDDDQLHVSDNNMNAVEIGFSSSCGEVRSFEAPAFDGLGSEEVHSTGEELVVKETTFNGVACDICKLAHPSPDLSCEICGQHIHSHCSPWVESEQPSSDANWRCGRCRDWR, encoded by the exons ATGGGATCGGAGGAGGTGATGGGGTCTGTTAACGGAGATAGAGTGGATGAGCAGAGCGTCGTGGAGGTGCGGACGGGTCAACGATCCGAGGCTTCTGAGATTGCTGGGTTGGTCATCGAAGCCGGGAATGTTGATGCTAGTGCTCTCGTCGGTAGTTATGTGAGCAAGGAGACTCCTGGAGTCAAGAGACCCCTCGTTGGTAAGGTGGCGTCTTACGACCACGGAAGTGGATTGTACACTGTCGTCTATGAGGACGGGAATCGTGAGAATTTGGACCGTTTGCAAGTCTCCAAGATCCTCATTGCTGAGGACACCAGGGTAGGCTCAAACATGAAGCTTAGCTGCAGGAAGAGGAAACTCGACCTTCTAGTCTCTTCTGGTTCACAGGACACGAATGTGCCTCCTCCGAGGACAAGGTCCAGGAAGAATGCCCCAGGTGCTTCTGATGGAGCTGACACCTCTTCGCATGGCAGGACAGATTCTGACCTCTCTGACGATGCTGACTCTTCTAGCAATTCCTGTGATTACGTGCAGGGTCCTTCATCCGTCGCATCTCCAGAGATCCATATGTTAGAATTGCCCCCGTCTTCTGGGGATATTCCGATTTCTGAGGAATCAATTAGTTATCTGTTCTCTGTATATAGTTTCTTAAGATCATTTAACATTCAGTTGTTTTTGAGCCCCTTCGGAATAGATGAGTTTGTTGGATCACTCAAATGTACGGTCCAGAATTCTTTGCTGGATGCCATTCATCTATCACTTATGCGGGCTTTGAGGCATCATCTTCAAGTGCTTTCTTCTGAGGGTTTGGAGCTCGCTTCAAAATGCTTAAG ataTTACGATTGGAGTTTGCTTGATGCATTGACTTGGCCAGCTTTCGTAGTTGAGTATCTGTACATAATGGGATATATGAGAGGTCTGGATGGGAAGGAATATGGTGCCATGCTTTCAAATGGCGAGTATTACAGTCTTCCCGTAACAATAAAGCTTAAGGTTTTGCAAATACTATGTGATGATGTAATGGACTCTGCAGAACTCAGAACTGAACTTGAAATGCGTGAGAATTTGGATGATGACGTAGAAGATGGTACTGATATTAACTTTCCACTTGGGGATGGGCCAAGGAATGTGCACTCTAGATCTCTCAAGAATTCTGCTTCTAGGAGCATGTGTGCTCTTCAGGATTCCAAAGAGCCACCAAAGCAAATACCAAGCTCGAAAGTAACGGAATCTAATGCAGATGTTTCTAGTGCTGATACAGATGGTAACAGTGATGAATGTCAGCTCTGTGGTATGGATGGCACTTTGATTTGTTGTGATGGGTGTCCCTCTGCATATCATTCTAGATGTATTGGCCTGAATAAAGCATTTCTACCAGATGGGCCATGGTTTTGTCCAGAATGTACAATTAACAAACTTGGTCCTACATCTTTTAGAGTAGGAAGGAGTATAAAAGGAGCGGAGGCTCTTGGCGTTGATGTTTGTGGACGATTATTCTTGGGAACATGCAATTACTTGCTCGT GATTGGGACATCATTGAATGCAGAGCCATTTTATAGATACTACAATCAAACCGATGTCACCAAGGTCTTAAGCTTGATGTCTTCAGTTGCAGAAAATTCATCATCATATGCTCATATCTGCAATGAAATATTGAAATACTGGGAGGTTCCAGCATCCACTCTGGAGGCTGGACAAATTAAACCTGTAGGTAATTCTCTGGCTAATGCTGAAACCTTTAAACATGGTACTCTATTTTCCATTACCTTGATTAAGAGGTCCATTGACAATGTTACAGGGGGAAATCATATTTATGCAGATAGAGAGAGTGGTGCAGATGTTGAAGCTGGAGTTCGCAGTTCTGTATTGAACTCAGTGAACCAATTTAGCTTTCCTGAACAGCAGGAGTCTGGTAAAGAAAATTGTAATGATGCTACAGATAAGACAGAATTAGCTTCACATGGAATTTTGTTATTTCCGAGTGATGAACAATTTTCTTCAAAAGTTATTAGTGAGACTGTCCAGAAGATTTTCCCCGATACTCACACAAGATCTAGTAAGCAATTGGGTAATGGATCTATGATGACAACCATGTCATTCTCAAACTTGCCATATGCCTCTCAAAGATCAATAGTACCTGATATTTCAAGTTGCGCCTCAACGAATGAGTATGGAATGTGTAGGGCAGCTGCAGGTAGCTCATACTTTTCCAACAAGAACGATGCTGTTGGTGCGTTTGGTGGAGGCAGACATGGAAGCCAATATTCTGTTGTGCAAGAAAGAAATGATAAAGCCTCAAATAATAGAGTTTTCTTCAACCCTCAGTCTTATGTCAACCAATATATCCATGGTGACATTGCTGCATCTGCAGCTGCTAATTTGGCTATTCTTACAACTGAAGAGAAAAGATTTTCAGATGCTCATATTTCTTCCAACTCCCGGAAAACTGTGGCTGCAAGCATTTCCCTGCAAATGAAAGCATTTTCCAGAGCTACAATGTATTTTTTGTGGCCAACTTATGAGAAGAAACTGATGGACATCCCAAGAGAAAGATGTGGTTGGTGCATTGCATGTAAAGGTTCAATTACAAGCAAAAAGGGATGTTTTTTAAATTTGGCTGCCACCAATGCGATTAAAGGATCTGCTAGAAACATTAATGGACTTCGTCCAACTAAGCATGAAGAAACTCACTTTCCGGTCATCGCAGCACATATAGCAAACATGGAGACAACACTGCATGGTCTATTTGTTGGGTCATTTCTAGATACACAGTATAAGCTGCAATGGCGAAAACTTGTTCGAGAATCCTCCAGCTGCAGGGTCCTGAAATTTCTACTGCTTGAA CTTGAGAAGAATATTCGTGGAATTGCTTTTTCTGGAGGCTGGTTTAAACTGATAATTGATGGACCATCGGGGTTTTCTGCACTAAGTGGTACATCTCGCTCTGGACCAAGTCAAAAGCGTGGGCCTGGTAGGCGGAGCAAGAAACAATATGCATCATCTGAATCTGCAGTTGTGTCATCAGAGGATAGTGGAAAAGATGTGCAATGGTGGCGTGGGGGGAAGTTCTCTGAGGTTATTCTTCAGAATGGGACTCTTCCAAGTTCTCTGGTCAGAAAAGCTGCTCGTCAAG GTGGTTTTCGAAGGATACCTGGTATTTGCTATCCTGAAAGTGTTGATCTTCCTAGAAGAAGCCGGCAGCTTGCTTGGAGAGCTGCTGTTCAAATGTGCAAAAATGCATCTCAGCTTGCTCTTCAG GTCAGATACCTTGACTCCCATATTAGGTGGAGAGACCTTGTTCCTCCTGAGCAAACCTCTGTGGATGGGAAAGGTTTAGATGGTGATGCTTTGGCTTTTAGAAATGCAGTCATATGTGATAAAAGGGTTGCTGAGCATAAGATGATGTATGCTCTTACCTTTTCAAATCAGAAGCATATCCCTTTACGTGTAATGAAAAATGTTTTGGAAAAAGAAACTATCAATAACGAGTATAGTAAATTGTGGTTTTCTGAAAATCATATCCCATTATACTTGATAAAGGAATATGAAGAGAAAATTGGTGGGAAACCATTGTCTGGTTCAATGACATTAGGCTCAAATGTTCAGCCAAAGTTTCGGAAAAAGCAAGTAAAATCTCGAAGGGGAGATATTTTTTCTTATCTGCTGCACAAGGGGGACAAACCTAGCAGCACTTCTTGTGCATCATGCAAAGAAGATGTCATTTTGAG GGATGCTACAACATGCAGCATTTGTCAAG GTAAATGTCATAAGGATTGTGCAATACCTTTGATTGAAAGAAAGGGAACCAATTTAGCATACAATATCACATGCAAAATATGTTACCATGCTAAAACTGCGGCTCTGAATGCAAGTCGTAAGGAGATCCTCAACAGTCAGCTTCCTTTACGAAGGCAAGATCAGCTGATGTCTGGGAACAAATTCATGCCTCAGATGACAGCTCCTTGCTCTTCAGGATCCACTGGTAAGGCTGAGGTTCAAGGAACAAGATCATCTAAGTTAGAAGGCAACAATAAACGTCGGACATGCCTTTCATATGGTCTCATATGGAAGCGGAAAAAGGGTGATGATTCGGGCAAGAATTTTAGAttagaaaatattattttgaaatgTAAGGAGGGAATAAATCCGCCGAGGAATCCTACTTGCTGCCTTTGCAATTCTCCTTACCATTCCAACCTGATGTATATCCGCTGTGAAAAGTGCCTAA ATTGGTACCATGCAGATGCTTTGGAACTTGAGGAAGCCCAAATCTTTGATTTAGTTGGGTTCAAATGCTGCAGGTGTCGAAGAAAAGCCTCACCAAAATGCCCATATCTTAAAACAGATTCTAAGAAGTTGGAGCCAGAACATATTGACAAGCCAAACACACTTGAAGGGTCCATGTCAGATCTTCCTTTATTAACACATTCATCTAACCCGGTGTCACATACGGCGGATGGAGATATGGTTGTGGTGAATGGTGATCCTCTGCTTCATTCTCTTGGAGTAGTTGAGCCACTTCCAGTTCAAACACTGGAGACTGGGGCTCAAAGCCAGCAAAAGTTGTCTGTCAGAAGGCCTCACTTACTACATGCaactgatttgtgttttgagagcCAGTCTCCTGAAAGAAACGATATATCACATGAAATAGATGACTATGATTTCTCTATGACAAACGATGAGATTTTTGCAAATTCTTCTGACATGGTATCATCATACGACTTGCAAGAAAGTGGTGGATGTGCAGCTGTTTCTGTTGACGATGCTGACTGTGGCTACCAGTGGCCTGATCAAATGTGTGGAAGCATCGAGGATGCAGAGTATGAACCACAGACCTACTTCTCATTCACGGAGCTGTTGGCATCTGACGATGACCAACTACACGTATCTGATAACAACATGAATGCAGTAGAGATTGGATTCTCATCAAGTTGTGGTGAGGTCAGATCTTTTGAAGCACCTGCTTTTGATGGATTAGGATCAGAAGAGGTACATTCTACCGGCGAGGAGTTGGTCGTTAAGGAGACTACCTTTAACGGAGTGGCATGTGACATTTGCAAGCTTGCCCATCCATCTCCAGATCTTAGTTGTGAAATATGTGGGCAGCATATCCATTCTCATTGTTCTCCTTGGGTTGAGAGTGAGCAGCCTTCTAGTGATGCGAACTGGAGATGTGGAAGATGTCGAGATTGGCGGTAG